The Plasmodium brasilianum strain Bolivian I chromosome 5, whole genome shotgun sequence region ttaaaaaaaaaaaattaaaaaaaataaaattaaaatttaaaggtATGCACTTGCATTTGCATTCAAAATttgattttaaaataatatagctgtcttataataatatatattacatttttactttttaaccatccattttatattttttatgaaatatgtTGTGTGATACATttgttttcaaaatatttacataatttttgtttattaatgTCTTGTTTTAAAAGCATTTTTTCCCTGGTTTATTTTAGTACTTGGTCAATTTTCATAAGCAACAATTccgtaaataatatatatctgtatatatatatatatatatattattacaccATTTGAAGCGCCTAGGATGACCATTTAAGCacatccatatatatacaaatatacatatatatatgtgtatgtttatatgtaccCCATATTTTTCACCGTGACTACTTATTTTAACTTGTTTTTTCTGTtcaataaaaacattttacttacataatttcatttaatatatctgttattattcctttttttaaaaataaaaaaatatatacatatacaaaatgGAACATCAACGAGGAAATTCATCATCTTTAAGCGTTCCTTTCACTTTTGAGCATTCGAAAAATCTTGGAAATAAAATCCTTAAACCCATACGTcaagaaaaaatagttaaAGTGCCTGTAACACAAtatgtagaaaaaataatagaaaaagaggaaataaaatatgtaaataaatatgttgaTGTTATAAAAccaataataacatataaaacaaaacatataTCAAAACCAATATACctagataaaattaaatacgaaccaaaattaatagaaaaagaaaaaattatacatattccaaaaatagaatatagaaataaagtTGTGGAAATACCTGTATATGTTcataaggaaaatattatagaaaaaaaagttccTTTAATAATTGAACGTGTTATACCAGTTCTTAAGgtcaaaaaaatagaaaaagaagtTTTAACTGATACTGTAGAAATACCTGAAATTTGTGAAATAACCAAAGATGGAACGAATGCaaaaattaaggaaaatatttattatgaacAACAAAGGGAGGAAGAAATACCAGGTAAAGTGTCTATACGAAGTAATGCGTATGTAGCAGGTGTAGAAAGTGTAGTAAGTGCAGCAAGCGTAGCGAATGTGTTAAACGTGGAAGACGAAGCTTGTATCACAAAAGAATACAAGGATGCTTACAACAAAGAAACATACAGAAATATGGAATCAACCGATGAGTCACCGGTTATATGTTCATCTAAGCACGTACCCCATTCATCAGttggaaaatttaaaaatcaAAATGTAAATAGGAGTTCACCTAGCAATGCATCATCTAATGAAGACTCTTATACAGAAAAATTagaacataaaaatgaaaccACCTACAATGATGCTACCAACGAAAGTGCACATTATGGTACAATGCCAGATGATTCTCCATTAATGATTGATGAAGAAAATACTTCTAAAAATTACGATCAAAAAAGCAtggaagaagaaaattattatgatataaatgaacattataaaaattcaaatataaaCCACGTGAGTATACATTTACCTAAAACAAAAGATCAATTTCAGGAATCATTTGAACAACAATACGTAAATTTTTGtgataaaaagtataattttgcttcagataatataatacataacaACCTCCCTATCATTAATTATGACACAAGTAATAATAGATACATTGAGGATAACATGAATGAATTAATTAACGAACAGTTTATGCGAGAATCTTCTAAAGACACTCTGAGACATATATCAAAAACAGCAGAAGATAAAAATCGacaaatattatgtacaaaatTAAAGGATCATATTGATATAGATCAAAAGAAAACTTCTCTTCCATCAAATATGCACATAtcttatgaaaattattcttCATCACAGAATGCATATAGCCAACGATCCGTTACAGGTAAATCAAATTTTATGCCTTCTTATGCTAACAGTAATGGGCAAGCATTTGTATCTGTACGTCCAGCAACAATTCTAGAGTACGTTCCAAAAcagagaaaatataaatcatcATTCTGCAATCTTATGAAGAATTGCTGTGGGGGGTCCAGCGACTGTTAACGGAACAGAACagaacaaaaatatgataaaacgAAACAGGACAAAAATAAGGCAGTACTTACGAGAAGTAAAACATTAATGCCCCAAATGTTTTAGATGCACATTTTGtcgttataaaaaatgtaatttccCATATTTGCAGATTGTATGTTCCTTTTGTAAAGATTTTACattaacttatatatattaaaagataaaaaaaaaaaaaaaaaaaaagaacaatttttgcgtattttcaaattatattttatgtaatctTTTCCACTTTATCCTTGATTttgattttatattattatactatttttttaatttttccttttttatttattggcATCCTATTATTTGGCCTCTTCCCGTTTTTACGCAATTCGTCTTTATGCGTGTCGCTTTTTTATGCTCTTTTTACATTCGTTTTAGTTTACACGTtgttttcgtttttttattattttttttcaaaaaaaaaaaaaaaaaaaagtacatatatgaatacgtatgtatgtatatgcgtaatatattttgcgtgctgatataaataatgaacaactgaatgaaaaaaaaaagaaaaattttttaattctctACTCATTTTTGCAAACGTTCCTTTGGGTCATATATTCCAgctttactatttttatcacTTGAAAAAATGCGAGAATATACTATAATTcaaaatgatgataatacCGTATGTACAAATTCTTAATTATCCTTTTTGTTGTATTAAGACATAATTCagtacagaaaaaaaaaaaaaaaaaaatcctcggaaaaaaaaagttcatgGCGGAATTATACAACTAGAAATGTAtcacattttatatataactttaatttatgttaaatacatgtatacaaaaCGCTTTCAACTAAATAGTAAATCCAGTATTTTAATTGGCGGAAAAATTTCAACAAAACGAATGCTTGTATAACATTACACAGGTGTGCGTACACCCCGggacatgtatatatatatatatatatatttacgtacatatgtacatacatacatgtatatatgcttaaTTAGAGCATATCAATAAAAAGGGATATATAAAGCCATTCTCAAACACTACTCATTCCTCAACAGTTCAAAAGGACAGTCTTCCTTGAAATATGTAATAGAACTCTGTAGCTTACTATCCCATGTTAAAGACTTTTTATACGtgtttttttctattacacacacacaaaaaaaaaaaaaaaaaaaaggttcaAGTTTAGCAAAGTGGACAGAGTTTATGCAAGTTAcgtaaaatgtatttttcgTATCTGTTCTACAGATTAATTCAGAATTTTTTATGACGCGcttcattcttttttcttttttatttttactcgATTTCAAAGCACTTCTTGCACTTTGCATATGAAGTATTTTAAATGGTCTTTCATTTGCCTGCTCAGTTCTGTCAAACGTTCGACTAAaactatttaaattattgatatcctgatttttaaaaaagttggCATCATTAGAATCTTCCATTATATTGTCAACATCggcaaataaatattcacatTCATTTGCTATTCTGGATTCATTAAATTTGCCATCTTTGTAgttttcacatttttcattttcaacTGTTcgtaaaagggaaaaaaaaaaaaaaaaaaaaatagctatTTAGCTAGCTAAAACTAAACAgtgttaaaataaattgacTAAACATTCATTCCTCTTGACTTTgtgtaatgaaaaaaaaatgaagtcTTACTGATACTTGTACCCAGGGTAGAATCCATAGTAGATTgacttaaaaaaagataaaaaatatatatatacatttatacatacgtatatatacataaaaatatacatatatgattTAATACGCTAGTAACATAACTGTCTTCCATTGTGCTTTCATTATCTATTATGcaatgttttcattttttagaatatttttctcttgTCATTTTCGGCATATATATTGAAGCAACTTCCTGTTACATCATCATGTGTATATTGCACACATGTAGCACGTATATGTGCGTGtaggtatgtatatatatgttatatttatgcgcatatttatgaatattttttattttttattttttttgagtcTTTCCCGCGTCCTTACTTCATACAGTTTGATGAGTTAAGGGAACACTTATATtgatatttaaaacatacaAACTTCTTAACACTAttaatgattttatttttttttttcatttttttcgttaTCAAATTATCAATAAATTCAAACTCGTAAGCATATATATCTCTTAACTCattaaacaattttaaataGGTGTTTGTGTCAAAAGTTTTGCTTAAGTCTGTTTCATAAGGAGAACAACATAAAACAGATCGAATGgctaaaattaatttactaTCATACGAGAAAGATTCATATGATTGTGTTGCCTTTTcggatatataaataattttttttgctttttgttGTTTGTACgctaaatataaagaatgaGCTGGATTTAcaattttgtcattttttgaaaaaatataaattgttGGTATCGTTATATCTTCAATAAAAAACACAGGACATACATTATTTATGTCATACTGAaaacttctttttatttttctccttgcaaaatataaacagatgtttttaaaaagtatctctctttttctctttgCTCTTAAGTGGAATGTTGTCTTGTATAATTCTACTAAAGACACATATGGCGAATCCAAAATCTGTTGCAAAGTGTCGACAAAAAAGGACATGAAAATGTTATTTGTAGGATGTGTGCTATCAGCTCAACTGGAGAGTAACTACCCACAcaaacacacacacacatacacacacatatacccacacatacacacacacatacacacatatacatacacacatatacatacacacatatacatacacacacatatacatacacacatatacatacacacacatatacccacacatacacacacatatacccacacatacacacacatatacccacacatacacacacacatatacacacatatacatacacacacacatacacacacgtCCTCATGTGCATCATTGGTGCAGATTGTCCAGTATACACAGTAGAATAAGAAGAGGACGTATCGCTTGTACAATGTATTACTAGTAATTTGATGTTGTCATCCAAAGATGCTACAATAATTGAACTTACAGCACCACAATATTTTCCCCAAAGAGCaaaatttttgattttttctaCATTCCTTAAGtgatttaaaattaaaaacaaatctTGGGGTTCATTCCACCCTTTTGTTGAATAATACCCATCAGATAAACCACATCCTGCACAGTCATAAGAAAAAACAGAGCATTCACATATAAGAAGGATGTGCAAAATGTCCAGTACCTCCAACTGACAACTACTACTTGAGTGAGTATATATAACACAAGgtgtattttcattataattaaatggaGTAAAGAAAGAACACTTGAGTTTTTCTCCTCGTctattctttattattaggTCTCttctataataatttttatcataaaattgcaaaaatattGGACCTAAAAATTCCTCTTCATACGCATCTCTTGGTTgtcttaaaaaaaacattaaaagttcatataaatgaaacatgttcttttatttacCATTTGGAAATATTCGAATGAAGAACTGctacatatgtgtatgtgcgcaattttgctatttttctAGTTGCTCCTATCTTGATCTCTATCCTGCATGTTCGCTAATTGCGCGGCCGAGCACACAGGGGCCTTCTGTGCATGTTTTTTCGAGTGATGCTGTTAATTATTAGCTAATTATTTGATAATTATTTGCTAATTATTTGCTAATTATTTGATAATTATTTGATAATTATTTGATAATTATTTGATAATTATTTGATAATTATTTGATAATTATCTGCTAATTATTTGATAATTATTTGATAATTATTTGCTAATTATTTGCTAATTATTTTGCTAATTACTTAAAGAATGTTTTGTTCGTGGGTTTATGTGAATGTATATACGCACATGTATTTACGCACATGTACTTACGCACATGTATTTACGCACATGTATTTATGCACATGTACTTACGCACATGTATTTACGCACATGTACTTACGCACATGTATTTACGCACATAACTTGCATATCCTCACTCATATGCGAGTAAATTTCCGAGTGTTTTGGGTGTTCGCTCGCTGACGATATACATAGAGCTACACagtattaacaaaaaatctacatttaataatttgtacCACTGTCAATCAACACAAAGACGACATAAAAGCAGATTATGTATCCCCAAGTAAGGGGTTAAGAGAATGAATTAATGAGCTGTTCGCGCTGCAATAATTGTAAAGAGCTCTATATTTTCAGCTTACTTTTAtgccttttattttatttttatttttatgtctACTTTTTTCCTGCTTTATTTGAACTTTCATGTCTTCTTCTACATTATTTTACACATGTTCTGTATGCATCATAAAATTAAGgtttttactctttttttttttttttttccttttttctgaTAATACTTTATGCACATTACTcctaattataaaaaagtaaatgagctcaaaatgtaaaaacagaaaaaaaaaaaaaataaataaaagtatcttttttaaattcctATTTGTGCTGAAGGCACACATATGTAAATTGTTGTGGCTATACAAAAGTAAtgataacaatataaaaataattgtatcAATTGTAGGAATCAATTTTCTTATGTTCACGTTTGAAAAAGGGGTACAGAAAGACGTATTGTTAATGTATGGCTTGTGCGAATAAGGCTGCAAATCTGGAAAAGACACAACTAGTACACAAAGATGAACAGGGAGAAATGGACgaaaaagttttatatatatattacatatttatgatacctgaaaaaaaaaaagaaacaaatttAAATAGCATTGCAATTTAACACCCTAGGCGGGATTTGCAAATGCATATGATAAGCTTTTTCCAAAATATTTAAGCATTTTAGTATTTACTCTTTTACAATTTCAATAATTTGCTGTTTCactattttactatattactatttttgttttaaaaaatacgtTAGAAAGTTTGGCGCAAaaaattcaatatttttcatattacaTGTTGTAATAACATCTTATTTCTAAAtggtcaaaaaaaaaaaaaaaataaaccaGCCATgccaacatatatatatatatatatatatatttatatatttatttatttatatatttatttatttatatatttatttatttatttatatatttatttatttatttatatatctatttatttatttatgtttatataattgcGGAATATGTCtgaaacataaatataaaaaaattataacatcaATAAGAAAAA contains the following coding sequences:
- a CDS encoding inner membrane complex protein 1i produces the protein MEHQRGNSSSLSVPFTFEHSKNLGNKILKPIRQEKIVKVPVTQYVEKIIEKEEIKYVNKYVDVIKPIITYKTKHISKPIYLDKIKYEPKLIEKEKIIHIPKIEYRNKVVEIPVYVHKENIIEKKVPLIIERVIPVLKVKKIEKEVLTDTVEIPEICEITKDGTNAKIKENIYYEQQREEEIPGKVSIRSNAYVAGVESVVSAASVANVLNVEDEACITKEYKDAYNKETYRNMESTDESPVICSSKHVPHSSVGKFKNQNVNRSSPSNASSNEDSYTEKLEHKNETTYNDATNESAHYGTMPDDSPLMIDEENTSKNYDQKSMEEENYYDINEHYKNSNINHVSIHLPKTKDQFQESFEQQYVNFCDKKYNFASDNIIHNNLPIINYDTSNNRYIEDNMNELINEQFMRESSKDTLRHISKTAEDKNRQILCTKLKDHIDIDQKKTSLPSNMHISYENYSSSQNAYSQRSVTGKSNFMPSYANSNGQAFVSVRPATILEYVPKQRKYKSSFCNLMKNCCGGSSDC
- a CDS encoding alpha/beta hydrolase, with the translated sequence MFFLRQPRDAYEEEFLGPIFLQFYDKNYYRRDLIIKNRRGEKLKCSFFTPFNYNENTPCVIYTHSSSSCQLEVLDILHILLICECSVFSYDCAGCGLSDGYYSTKGWNEPQDLFLILNHLRNVEKIKNFALWGKYCGAVSSIIVASLDDNIKLLILDSPYVSLVELYKTTFHLRAKRKREILFKNICLYFARRKIKRSFQYDINNVCPVFFIEDITIPTIYIFSKNDKIVNPAHSLYLAYKQQKAKKIIYISEKATQSYESFSYDSKLILAIRSVLCCSPYETDLSKTFDTNTYLKLFNELRDIYAYEFEFIDNLITKKMKKKNKIINSVKKFVCFKYQYKCSLNSSNCMNQSTMDSTLGTSIIENEKCENYKDGKFNESRIANECEYLFADVDNIMEDSNDANFFKNQDINNLNSFSRTFDRTEQANERPFKILHMQSARSALKSKKNTYKKSLTWDSKLQSSITYFKEDCPFELLRNE